In the Malaclemys terrapin pileata isolate rMalTer1 chromosome 3, rMalTer1.hap1, whole genome shotgun sequence genome, AAaaattggggcaggggtggggggtaataggtgcctatataagaaaaagacccaaatattgggactgtccctataaaattggaacatctggtcaccctatcagggCAAGACCATTGGAGTGGGGATGCAAAGGTAGCTTTAAATCACCTCTATGCTAACCCGATCCCGGAGACAACCATGGGATGGACCAGATTCTGTCATAAACTGAAGAAGATCAGAGTCTGCTCAAACTTACGCCTGGCTATCAGTGGCCCCAAAGAATCATTGTGGCAGTCAGAGATAATTTGGGTTACCCGCTTTCCTCCAGATACACCCCTTGCACTGAGGAGAAGGATAGTGGCATAGGAACCAGTATAGCAGCTCAGCCCATCTGGGGATTCCCCTGGCTAGGGGAAATCCTTAGTGAGTCAGATCCATTGGCTTTATAGCTGTTTTGCATCACTGGAAAGTAGAGCTGTATGGCAGAAAGcaaattccattttgtgaaggATTTTGTGTCTTCATTCTAATTAGGAAGGAAATCCATAAATTCTTCAAAATTCTCAGTgaaagaaaattctgaaaaaaaatcatttcatttggttttcattttgccattatttttatttgccattataatacaatacaaaatgaaatgaaaagtcatttccaaatggaaaattgaaatgtttcattctgaaaatctCAAAATGGAATGTTGCAACATTGTCAAATGCATTCTCTGATGGAAAATGGCTCTGTCAAAGATTTTCCAACCAGCACTACTGTCATGATGTTAAGCAGCCAAAGGGTGTGGGACAGGGTCTGCCCCATGGTGAGTCAAGCCATTGAGTGTAGGTAATCTAACTGGTTACGCCTGATCACCAGGCGCCTTGCTGCTTCTCTGTAGTGCAGGCTTTATTAAACACTTCAACCATGGCAGTTAAAAATGTTTTAGCTTTACTTTTGTATACACTCATGATAATGTGTATGCCACTTTAATTGCTTGATTGATCTGAACTGTTGTTTACAGAACCATTACACTGAACACAGAAGATGGGAATTTTTCTGTCTCAATGTTGCTGTACAAGGACCCAAATTTTGAGGATATGTGGACTACCGTTCCCTTTCTAACCCTAGAGGATAACATCTTTGTCAAAGTCAATATGGTACCTAATACACTTGATTTCTTGATTAAATCCTTTCAGGTGAaggtacagtgcctagaacaggggtcggcaacattcggcacgcggccagcacatccctcacctgcgtcgcttctcgccgcccccattggcccgggacggcgaaccgcggccagtgggggccgcgatcggccgaacctgccgtgtcagcaggtaaataaactggcccggcccgctagggtgcttaccctggcaagccgcgtgccgaacgttgccgacccctggcctagaaagTGAAGGCAAGCATCTATACAACCATTGGTCTTCACAGTGAGTATAACAGAGACCTTCTGATGTTTAACCAAACATGGGAGAGAAGGTACgcaaaacagaaaaggaaacatttcagtcATTAGGCATTTTTATGATAATTTATTTTGATCTTTTAAAACAGATAATAAAATAAAGGggtagcaagaaaaaaaaaatttctggctGGGATAGATTTGGACAGTGTGGTTGGACAGAGGCCTATGGAACTAGGGAGCAAGGCTGCCCGCTGGGGCCAGGGAACTGGTCTCTTCAGCAGCGCTAGGAACCAGCGGGCAGAAGAGACGGGGGTGAGAGTCAACAAAGAGCTCTTCCACTCAACTTAGCTCCTCAGCTCCTTCAACAACCTCTGAGCCCCTTGCCATATCCGCCCCCATCCATACCCCTCACCATCCATGCTCCCTGCTTACAactacatccccccccccctttatgtATAATGCCCCCATAATCTATCCCCACCCTTTTGTGGCTGTAAAGCATACAGAGGCCCAGTTTGACCAAGGGTCTATCAGACCTTCTTCAACAGTGAATCATGGGCACAAGTTCACCAGAGAAATAATCTGCCAGAAGAAAGGATTGGAGCTGGTAGCATTGTTCAGCTGCAAAGCTCCCCCTCACCTTGTCCCCTCCCACCATGTCCCAGCCCTTATTACAGGCAGGGGATCATGGAGATGGGGATGCTTGCAGCTTGGGATGTCTCAAGGAGGAGTGACAAGTTTCACTCTGGAGATAGCTCCTTCTGGAGAACTTCATTTAGGAGGGGAGTTCTCATTCTGGTGGACCTGAGAAGGCCTGTTAAACTGGAGAACCTGCGGGGATGGATTAAGACATTCCAGTGTGTCCTTTTATGTCTCCCACTTTTCTTCTACTcacctttcccccccttccccccccccacacacataattTCCTTGGCCGCCCTCATAGTTCAGTGAAGTTTGAAAGTCGATGTGGAAATGCTTCAAGTGGATGCAAGGGGGTCTCAACAACACAACCATCTGTTGGAGAGTTTGAATCATGACATAGTGTAACCAATTTGATCTAACTATTGGTTTCATCCTTAACATATTTTGAACTTGTCACAAGCACCTAAGAGATGGTGAGAATATTATATGTTGACGATCGAAATCTACATTCTTATcagattcatttttttctgtcctCTGGCAGGTCCCAAGTCATTTAATAATCCAACTTGAAAACTGCTGGTCTACACCAACGAAGGATCCTTCTCATGCTGTTCAATATTCCTTTATAGAAGATAGGTTTGTATCCCAGCATACATAGTAGATGCATCATTCTAAAAATACATTAGCTGGACCCAGTGTATAATGTGATTATGCAGACATGTAAATTGTTACATAATTTTAAATTCCCATGCAATTATATTCCAGAATCTAAGATttcgtttaaaaacaaaaacaaaacacaatcttACCAGTCTGGGTGGGCCCCAAAATGTCACACTATACCATACAGTTGGGAAGGAAAACCTTTTCAAGTGTGAGGTAACGTAAACCAATAATGTGAGATCTGCCTTGAGTCTGCACACAGCTTGTAACGTAAGTAGCATAAACTTCTGTAATTCATCTCTGTGGGGTGGTGACAGTGAAGATTCAGAACAGTTTAAATACCGTAGCTTTTTTACTGATGATAATTTTAGCAGAAATAGCAAGATAATATGTTTATTTTCCATTGTTGGGTGGAATGGCAGATACTGGGATAAGGTGCAGTGGGGTAACTATTTGCTGTCATGGGTTGTTGGGATGGGGAATAACGAATTCAAACCCTCCTCTCCTCACACATTAAAGTATTTTTGCCTCTTCTCAGATGGGGAAGGAACAGAGGAGATATATCCTTTCCCCATTACCAAAAGTTTCAACTGCCTCCTAGGTACAAAACCATGCCTTCCTGAAATGGTGAAAGCCCCAACTATCTCCTAACACAACCTGACAACTATATATAATGCACTTACTTATTTTCAATACAAAAATCTACAGCACACTGAAAATTAAATACGTGGAGGAAGTGTAAAATAaaatgactctctctctctctatctgaaACACTATCAAGGAACACTGTGGTGGTTGGAGAGGCCTTGGAGGGGAACGAGGTTGGAGGATAGTACAACACAACTCTGGGCTCCTTCACACACAATTTAGGTCTGTCTGCTGCATAGGATACAGGATTTTCTATATTTCTACAAATAATTCTTGATCTGCAGATTGGCTTGCAAGTCATTCATGCAATTATTTgatatttgaaattaaaattgTGTTGTTTAGTTTTGACAAGACTTTGAAAAGACATGTAGATCACATGTTATTAGTTCTGTTCCTAGACTGGATGAGAGCAACTCTTAGTAACAAGGTTCTGGTGTGAATACTCAAATTTCAAAGTTCATAGTTTGCATTTCAGGAatctcagtgttgccaacttttgcAGTTTTATTGTTAGTCTTGCtctatttggtatttttcttaaaactgCAGTTCCTGAAATGAAGGGACAAAGTTAAAATCTCAGCtatcattaaaaaaagagaaagtttctagccctcatggttgcagaaaaAGGCTTTAAAACATGACTCAAGTGTACCCTAAtgtctcagaaaccagaaggcaaataaaaagaatcccacaTTAGTGCTAGTTGAATATTGcctatcaaaactgtttttcaatggaaaactgggttttcaactaaacaaaatatttaataaaagttttGGCTATCCTTGGGTAATTTCAATGTTGCATTGAAAAACTTTAAtacctgaaaaaacaaaatattttggccaaaacccaaaatatttcaattcaaaatGGCACTACTGTGCATCATTAAGGTTGTAGTTTAGGTGCCTTATTCTCCTACCCTCTGAGATTGATACATTCACATTGTGAAGGTGTTTATATTGAAGCCAACTACCTGCAACAATTTTGATTAGGCTTGAGgcattttttcaattaaaactttttaaatgcaattaaatgtttcaattcattttgaatttttaaaaaatcatttagattttttctttttctctttcttttatgcacttgaaaagGGAGAGGAGAGTAAAAAGTGGAAGAATGGGTTTTTTACTCACATTTTCTTACTTTTTTCCCACTGGAAAAGTGGGGGGGAAAGTAGGGAAAAATAGTTTTAGAGATGAGAGAAGGGGAGCGTAGAAAACCCAGAGATCTGAagctttttctacatttttaaaaaatttttgtaacaaaaaaaattcaaaaatgtgtatcaaaacaattttttctgtaattttttttattttggttgcaAAGACATTTTTAGTCATCAAATATTGCTACcatttttctgaccagttctaaccTTGAGTAATGTGAGGGATTCACAAACAAGACCAGCCATCAGACTGACACTGCTGTTTGGCTAAATCTCCTTTAGCGTCTGATATAACACAGATGAATGCCAAAAATTTTTGACCTTTGAGATCTAATTATTTTATATCTTTTATCCTACATAGCTGCCCCCAAGTTGTCAAAGATGAAACACTGTCAGTAATAATGAATGGTGGAGGTGCAGAAGCAATGTTTAGGATCCAGATGTTCAAGTTTGTTGGCATCTCTTACAATGACATTTTCCTACACTGCACAGTTCAGATTTGTCACAGTACAGCAGCTGTTTGCAAGCCAGTAAGTTTTTTATATATCCATGTGTATATGAGGATTGGGGtggggttattattattattagtgggCCAAACTGGAGAAACTATGTGATCTAGTAGACTGAGTACAGGTCTGGAAATCAGGAGCTCCTAAATTCTAATCTCTATCACTTACTTGatgtgtggccttgagcaagacacccagccctctgcttcccCACCTGCAAACTTAGAATAGTAATCCTTAGTGTAAATTGGTAGAATGATTAAACAGCAAACCCAGGAGCAGTCAACGTAGTTTTTATTTAAGGATAATGTTTATAACCAGAAATCAAATCAAGTTAACCAAGTAAAAAAGAGTAACAGAAAACTCCGTCCACCAGAGTTTCAGCCAAGTTCTCCAACTCTGGTTGTGGACTCCTTTCCCACTGGCATCACTCCCCCGCCCTCCAATCTCCCAAGTAGCCCATTTTTaagtccttccccccccccccccgtgccaagggagggggagctgagcttACCTCCTTGCTCCCTAAGGACAATGTCGTGTCCCTGCACACCATCACACTTGCCCAACTCTCAGCATTGTCATGAGAAATTAATGTTTGTATAGCAATTTGCAAATGTGAAGTGCTATATTAATTACTGTTGTCCTGTGGTCCTTGTTCAGACCTTCcagaggcaaaattcccattgacgcCAAAGAgtgttttgcctgagcaaggtcACATAGTTTGGACTGATTTATAATATTATTTTTAGAGCACCATCAATGTAACCaatattgtacaaacacatatggAAGATGAGGGCCCTGCTGCTGGAAGCTTGCAGCTTAATTCAGACATGTCAGTATGGTAGCAAAACACATAGCAGAGTTTGCATCCTTTCACCAGATAATATAATGTGGTAGGAAAAAGCATGAAATATTAGTTGATCCTAGAGGAGCTATAACTAAGTGACATTTACCAGCATTCAGCTGACAATTTATGGGCTGGTGACACAGAAGATAAGTTTTCAAAGGGGAGCAATATAATATTCCACCTCAGAACCACACTGTTCCTTAAAACTGTCCATGCAGTTGAATTTTATATTATTAGCAAGGAGATTGATTATATCTTTGTTCGCAACACAGAACAGGAGCGAAACCTTTTTGACATCAGAAAGGAAGATACAGTACAGTTTGCTCAGTACTTGTCCGACATGGCACAGAATGCAATATCAGCATGAATGATTTTTGATGGTAGATGTTTAGGCATTAACAGCAGCTGCATAATGATAACAAGGCTTTGTTTCCTCAAGAATTACATCTGAAAAGCTACCAGGAAGACATATTAAGCAAGAAAAGAAATCAAGGAAGAAGTCAGTATGACATTTTGGAAATTGACTCAAATAAAACCAGATGCTTTGTCTGAAAGTCACACAAGACAGTAGCTCAGCATAAGTAAAATCTGCCATAGACAATTTAGGGTATTTTCTTGATACATGTGTCATTTGTTGCTATGCACCTAGTTATGTAGACTGATTTTTATAAGATGCCCAGAAAACAATGTAcacttcccttttaaaaaaaaaaaaaaaaaaaaaaaaaaaaaccacctctttCAACCTGTAATCTCTTTTCATgtatactggtgtaaattggagtaaATCTAGTGCAGTCAATAGCCTTACTACAAGTAAAGCtgatgtaagtgagaagagaatcaggccttaaataTCTGGGACCAAATTCAGACCCAGTAAAACAAAGTGCAATTCCATAGGGAAATAGCATAGTTCAACCTCCATTGCGGTTGAATCCCTTTACACCAAGCCTGAATTTGGCCTCTGGTGTAGGGTAGATTTTTGCAGTCCTTTACtgctaaccatttttttttcaggttttggaACAGGATGAAATTGTGCGTGCTGGTAGGCCAATATATGGATTGGGACCTTTTAAAGCCTGACCGAGATGAAAATGCCTATGTGGgctgggactagggtgaccagacagcaactgtgaaaaatcaggacagggggtggggggtaataggagcctatataagacaaagctccaaatatcaggactgtccctataaaattgggacatctggtcaccctagctgggaccCCAAAAGTTGGGAGGATGTGGATCACAGTTCCTCAGTAGAAAGGTCAGCTTGCAATAGAAGCCTTTAAGTAAAGGCTTTGTGGCTGCACATTGCAGATCTACCCAGGAGGCAGCGGACTTCTGTAAATGAACCAgccctctttctataagtctgtacaACTCCCACTACTCAGGACATTCACAAAACTCCCACAGCACCACGTGGATAACTACAGCCCTAGTAACTTCCCTGCACAGCTGTGAGTGGAGGGATTGATGGGCTCAGAGCCCAACCAATGAACAgagttttatttttgtctctgcAGCTGACCTGGATGTCCAGTCCCCAGTGTGTTGCAAGGGAGTGAAAGGGTAGAATTTCTGTCTCCTGATCTTTGTTTTGTTATGGATGCAGAGGGTTTCTTGAATCCTGatccttgtttttaaaattcttgtcTCCCAAACTGTACAGCTATTCAGATATATAAACCTTTTAAGCCCTCCACCCATCCCCGCCCTCCAGATTACTGAGCGCTGGGGAAGAACCCTGTCTCCCACAAGAATGTGAGAGATTCCCCCTCATTGCTAAGTGGAATTCCCCAACATCATCCCCAAGAACTAGAATGCCAATATAGTACTTGGGCTGGGAGAAGCCTCTAATTTTGACCTTGGAAAGGGGAAAGTACAGGATGACTGATTTGACCTGTGACTACAGGAAAGGGGACATTTCTTCCTCAGACTAGAGATTATCTTCCATGATTGCAGAGACTAAAGGACCAGTACAGCAGCCATGAAGGATCATTTTGGCAGCCAACAAGGATCATTGTTTATTTTGGGGTATAAAATGAGAACGGCCAAATGTATTAATATCTGAAAATTGTCCCTTCTGGATGTGCAGGACCttccaaaacaatatttttaaatatgtgcaTCATTGTGCTATTGCTACCCCGGCCACGTCTCCTTCCCAGCAGTATTACTCACTTCTGGAGTTTGTCAGTGTTTTGTACTGAGAGCCCTGTGTCTTTTATAAAGCTGGCAGAAGTACCCCTGATTTATCCACTTCTTACTGCAGTGCCAACAGGGTGCTACCCATTCTTACTATAACAGCAACTATCCTTTGCATCTGCAATGCACCAAAAGTTAAACCACAGCTGTGCTTTCTTGGTGTGTATATAAAATTGCCCTCCATGGGATTAGGCTCTGCTAAAGAATAGCATTTCTTTGCACTGGATGAGCTAATAGGAACCTTTTCCTTTAGCCATACCCGTTAATATTTGAGAGaaagaaataagaacataagtctgCAAAGTGAATAGAAGCCTAAGTGGGTTCAGGGGCTTGTCGCAACCCCCCCAAACTTTTAGCTATTACCCCAATACTTAGTGTTCTGCAGTCTAGAAACTACATTTCAATTTACTTCTGTATCCAGTACTTTGTTAGAGGACCTGGTACCAGACCTGAAATATAAGTACAGCTAGAAATTATGCATTAGGGTATCAGGCAAGAACCCTGTAGTTTGTGATCAAATGTCCTGGTTTGAATTCTATTACTTCCTCTCTCTATTGTTGTTACTGAATATATCTATTTGTAATGATTTGttcatataaatacacacacacacatatacatatacacatacatatgaGCAGATCATTGCAAATTCATTCTTAGATGATAGCTTGTCTTGAACACATAGATTTAAGAGAgccttttgtttttctaaatgattttgGTGCTTGTAAAAGTTTGGCAGCAGAGGAAAATGCACCCAAATTTATCCACAGAATACGTACAGAATGATCAGCAACTGGCAAACTTTCCCATGCTTTCCTAACACTAAATTGTGGGGGATGAGAGGGCAGTTCCATCTCCAAGTCTAATCAATCCTTTGTCTTTTTGCTGAGAAAGGCATAAAAGGTGCCAGTTAGTACCATTGTGCAggtgagggattttttttcttgtaatatGGACTCTTGTCCACTAAAATGGAACCTACCAAATTCATTTCTAACAGGTCACTGAACAGCCACCAGATGGTAACAATTTAGCTTTGCTCCCAGGTAACCCCACTTTGCTTAATGACACTACTGTTCAGCAAAGAGAAGCACATGCATGTGTCTGCAAGATCAGGTCACTACTGACCTGACCCGAATTTGAGCCAGTGACCTACATGATAAGGGTTTGTGTTCCACTATGACTTTTCTGAATAGCAGATACTCCAGCTTTGGACTTCAGGACAACCTCTGTCTTAAGTACTGAGTATATGATATGTGTGTGTATGGTTATCACTGCCCTCTCTTGGAGCAAGATGACTCTGCTCATCTCAAACATTGCTCTATTCACAGCATTGCTCTATTCTGTTGCTCCTTCATCTAATCAGAGGCCTGTGTTTATCAGGCAAGCAGTTTTAAGTGTGAATTTCTTTACCTCCCTTTGAGGAGCATGTATGCATATAGGCTCGGATACTTACTGTTTGCAATTTCTTTTTTATCAGAACTGTAGTAATTATGGAAGAATAACGAGGAATAAAAGAGAAACCACACCATTTCCTACTCACACAGTCTCTTTTGGTCCCATCAAGCGAAAGCTGGCAGATGATGGAGAAACTAAGATAAGTAAGTGATTCATAAAGCTGTGTttcaaaaaataatgttttatgtAGCCTGGTGTGATCCATTTTggtatattttaaattttaaaaatgtcataaatATTCCATTAACAggagaaatttttttaaacacacaaaatcCAGGACATTCAAACTCATGTATATCACAGACAACTTAGCTTCCTTGCCCAATgcatattaatttttattatgtgCCAGTCCCTGGATGGGTCTGGAAACCTTAAACTCACAGAGAAGTCAATGGCCCTGTGTCATCACCCATATATGATTATGCCTTATTATGTGGGAGCTGCGATGGAAACCATAAATATGAGTTTTCTTATTTATGTGATGAAGTAAATCTATGTTTTATGTCAATCTATACTTTACCTTACTTCCGTGATTTCAGAGGACCTCCGTGACTTATTTGGCTTTAGCCTGCTACAGTGGCGAGGCTGGAGCAGCTCTCAGCCCCCACTCAGAAGCAatggtgggggctggagtagtgGCTGGAGCCACTgaagcagcagccgccgccaccGTCAGACCGGGAGCTTGGGGTTGGAGTAGAAACAACAGGGCCAGGTTAACCACCAGTGGCGGTCAGCCCCCACCACAGGAGCAGGATTGCGGTCAGCCCACTGTAGGGATCTGACTGTTCTGTAGcttgagggcatgtctacacagcagaatTCTGAGTCTACAGAAtttgcagcagcaagtctcagagccccgGTCTACAGGCTTTGGTTTGTGGGGTTTGCACTATGGTGTTAAATATAGCCATGTAGATGTTCCAGCTCggactggagctcaggctctgaaactcacCCTCCTTCCCGTGTCAGAGCCCGAGTCAGAATGGCTATTTTTCGTGCTGTAGCATAAGCCCAAGTCTACACCTGGGCTCTGACAGTGCCATGATTttgtctgtgtttttttttttttttctgtgtagacatacccttagaagctAATCTTTGTCCTGAGCTGGAGAAGTCCCCTGGAAACAGTGATGTCCAATTCGGTCATCCATCCAGCTCCTCAGAGTGGTGGAGTtggagggcctgattcttctgtcACTGACActgttgtaaatcaggagtaactccatcaaaGTCACTACAGTTACCATAGTTACACCATTGTAGAAGTTGTGTAACTGAAAGGAGAATCCAGCCCTAACACTCTGCCCAGCACAGTTGCCACACATGGGATTATATCAGAGGATTCTACCATTTTAATCGTCTCCCCAACCTCTCAGCAAAGAGATCAATTCTTTCCCAATTGACAGAGAAAAATTCAGAAAGGGCCTAGTGGTCTGAAGAGTTCAAGTAGCTGACAGATCTGAAACAGTAGTACAAATGACCTGCTGGGATCAAGATAATCACCTCCCCACTATAGCAATCAGTaaatggaggaggaggacatCCACATCTTGCAGGGCAgactttttcttgttttatttaaaaacaagacCAGAAACCTGTTCCTTTCCTCACCTCCACTAAACACACCCTATGCCTCCCTTGCTGCTTCCATATGCCACCTGCAAGTAGACGGGACAGTGAAGGTTGACGATATGCAATGTAGAAGATAGGGAGATCATTTACATGAATTCACGCTTCACCCCCAACAAGCTGCTTGAACCTGAGTTTCAGGTGTGATTTCCTTCTTTCTGACAATGCACATCAAACTAATGGTCCCCAAAATAAGTGAATCTGGTGCCCCTCACTTTTGCTGCCTTCTGGAGCTTATGCATTCGATAGAGCTATGTAAACTTTGTTCAGAATTGGATCCTAATGAATTCTTATACCGTTAAGACTGTAAAAACACCTTCTGTCCCAAGTAACAATATCGTCAGATGGATTTGATGACAGGTAATTCCTTTGTAaatcctgttttttttccccccagataaAGGAAAACTTCCACCAGTTGAAACCTTGATCCTTGGAGCATTGCTAATGGCATTTTTAGTTATAACTGGAGTCTTTGGAACACTTTTGCTTCAGTCAAGAAGAGCATATCCTCCTATGCAAGCTCAGCTGACTATGTCACATTTTCAGAACTCAGAAGTAGCATCATGATTAGCTGATTCCCGCATCTTACAATATTTGATCCGAGTCACAGCAAAGGTCATGAGGCCTAATAGGGTGCCGATCTCagattaacatttattttatacatgtttatgatttttatttttgattcaaTTGAAGGCCACAGATTAATGAGGTTACACTTTTCTGTTCAGCATAATAAACAGTACTGTTTATTATGGATTGGTAAAATAATGCATGCTGAGAACTTATGTTTTCTGGAGTATTTTAATTTACCACAGACTTGTCATTTTCCCCAACCTAAAAAACCCTCCTACTCCACCAAAAAAGGCCACTCCAATTGTTTTGGCATAATCACCAATGGGCTAGTGCCTCaaagaataaatttgttagtctctaaggtgccacaagtactcctgttcttctttctgactGAAGTTGATTCTGAGTCACTGGTAGAAGTCATGGAACGGACACTTAAACTACTACTGTTTCAGTGACTATGATGGTATCAAAAGTACAATTTGCAGGATCATCAAAGTCATCAATGTTCTACTCTTCCAATTCAATAGACAAGTTTTATTCATTggcacattttattttgaagtaCATGAAGAAACTAAATTTCTGCATTCTTTGAGATGAGCATTAATCCTTTGTATCTTGCTACTTGACAGACTCAAGAGATATGGTTACTTCATGATCAAAATTAGTAGTCTAGACCTAATCCCATCCCTGTAACAATGTTAAAACACTGGACAGGCCATGATTTGCTATAGAAACCCAGTTGGCAGTTTGCTGTCTACATTAAAAGTTTTAACTATTATAACTGGGTATGGGAATAATTGTGTTGAAAGCAGGGACCTTGACTCAGTCATAATGGTAATGTAGAAGAGGGTTAAAATACCATTTTTTCCTATAAGCAAACAGGTCTTTCATGATTAAAGGCAGAATGCATTGAGGCAACAGTAAGAGAAATCTAACAGGTCATGAGAGCGTCTCAAACCACTTCTCTTATAATGTCAGTATGCCAAATGCTGTGAGGCTTAGTATTAGTATTGTTGCTATCCTATGACATTACAAAATGAACCCCCATTTTACTGTTTGATGTTTTTAATAATCCTTGCTGGAAAGGATTATGAAGTGCCACCatgtgggatttaaaaaaaatgtggggaAGGGGCAAATCTTCCAGTGTGCCTTTGTTTGAAAAGTTGGCCCTCGATGTGTATTTTGAACTTGGTATGAGGTCTCTGTTGTTTATATATATTCCTCTCTGAGATCTGTGCATACAAACAGTGGAATTTGCATGTACCGATCTGCAGGCAGAATTCGATACCAAAACTTTTAATTTTTACATCCTGCTAAATAGAAATGCTTACATACTTGTAAATCTGTTGTAAATGTATGTTGAAAGCATTTGTACTTATTTTCATATTTACAGTACTCACCaaaactttaaatatttttggtgtaTACACAATTCCCATGCACAACTTCTTGCAAGATAAAAACTATTCTGAACTTGTGTATTTATATCTACTTGCAACTTGAGATAGAGTTTTAAAATTTATGGGAACAATTGACATGTAAGAAGACTGGTTCTTGGCAAATAATTTGAACCTATTTGTAGACTTGGAAACTTCTAACATTTTA is a window encoding:
- the LOC128834169 gene encoding pancreatic secretory granule membrane major glycoprotein GP2-like yields the protein MASDGAHIVFINTIQSNFSDIITRTFINITFACRYPVNYMVQQPKGENKISVDIRTITLNTEDGNFSVSMLLYKDPNFEDMWTTVPFLTLEDNIFVKVNMVPSHLIIQLENCWSTPTKDPSHAVQYSFIEDSCPQVVKDETLSVIMNGGGAEAMFRIQMFKFVGISYNDIFLHCTVQICHSTAAVCKPNCSNYGRITRNKRETTPFPTHTVSFGPIKRKLADDGETKINKGKLPPVETLILGALLMAFLVITGVFGTLLLQSRRAYPPMQAQLTMSHFQNSEVAS